TGAGTGATGGTATTCAAAGACGATGCCCAAGGCGCAGTTCTTCGACCTGATGGTATTCCGCACATCAATAACACTGAAGGTGAGTATGTTCTCGAAAACTCCCAACCCGATGGCCTCCTCAATGGCCGCATCAGTGACCAGGTAACAACCAAGGGAACAGTCAGTGCCCAGATCCCTAACATTTACGTGATATAAATTGTCTGCTCGCAGAAATATGGATATTACTATGTTTGTCAGGCAACGATCCCACAGCGAGTCCAGCAGTTGTCTGTAGAAACTATCAAGTATTTTCAAGCACTGCCCACGACAGAACTGGCACGTGCTCGAGGTCTTCTTGTTCAGCCTTTTGGCACCATCCATTTTCCGAATACACTCTTTGGCCAAACACTGAACATTGGCATTGAGGCTATTCACCTGCGAGCGGATATCGCAGAGATCCTGGCTCTGAAGGCCCTCCAAACGTCGATTCATCTGCTCCAACTGGTTGGATAAGTCGCATATAGCCGGGCAGTTGGAACATGGCGGTGGATTCTTCGAGCAATGGGGCTCCTCTGGTAAATAGTAACAGCAGAATTGGTCTGCGCCCTTGCAATCACAATATTCGTGGGCACCAAAAGTGCTCCTTGAATTTGAAATGGATTCTTCAATTTCCACTGTAGGCTGACCACGCTTTGCTAAAGAATCTTTAGAACTGTGAGACTTATCAAGGCGATGGCTCTTTGCTTGCTTCTTTGTGGACTTTTGAGAACTATTCGTGTGGTGGTGTGCAGACTTCGACTTGGAGTGATCTGTGCTAACTACTTTGGAATTCTCAGATTGATCCTTCTTAGTTCCCCCACCCGCGGGCACCACAATCAACGGTCGCATGCAAAATCGCGAGGCTGTTTGGTTCCTGGACGACTCCTTCCTCCGTTGAGGTGCTGGCTCTTTCGGCGTTTGAGCGGGACACGTTTTTGTAATATCCCCCTGTGGCTCCTGGCTATAGCAAACGTTGATGGAGGACAGGCTGGATTCATTGGACACCGTGCCTGAGCATGAGCTGTCCCGGAAGTGCAGATCAACTGTGGGAATATCCCTGGCCGGGGGCTCTTCAAAGGACACGCAGCTGTGGCGCTGGCTCTCGTGTCCATTGCTGCGTGGGGACTTATTGGGTTCCGGTTTTGAGGAACAGCGGGTGATTTTCGGGCTTTTATCGGATGCACTTTTATTGCACCGGT
This genomic stretch from Drosophila mauritiana strain mau12 chromosome 2L, ASM438214v1, whole genome shotgun sequence harbors:
- the LOC117150836 gene encoding uncharacterized protein LOC117150836; this encodes MEKRDRYFSQNSNQPQNADFSLEDQIMRNSQKIYRFCSDPEYNRVYQRYRTNLIRVQNSMPRRFRSRSALNLQASQSRLLAGGFCSKLNKSGKKKKNTHNQSHDHQNDAGKPSCETAKSSKQTNCATNDEPSYRCNKSASDKSPKITRCSSKPEPNKSPRSNGHESQRHSCVSFEEPPARDIPTVDLHFRDSSCSGTVSNESSLSSINVCYSQEPQGDITKTCPAQTPKEPAPQRRKESSRNQTASRFCMRPLIVVPAGGGTKKDQSENSKVVSTDHSKSKSAHHHTNSSQKSTKKQAKSHRLDKSHSSKDSLAKRGQPTVEIEESISNSRSTFGAHEYCDCKGADQFCCYYLPEEPHCSKNPPPCSNCPAICDLSNQLEQMNRRLEGLQSQDLCDIRSQVNSLNANVQCLAKECIRKMDGAKRLNKKTSSTCQFCRGQCLKILDSFYRQLLDSLWDRCLTNIVISIFLRADNLYHVNVRDLGTDCSLGCYLVTDAAIEEAIGLGVFENILTFSVIDVRNTIRSKNCALGIVFEYHHSKRQTGGCDTPLRGSCMAGKEYIGRVLGLPLDQLKYLYSVPRSYTKISQHISESESGSQLHSVSTQTTLTDMQTDNQEIKIGKKRSTRKKIPLS